The DNA region GTACAAATTGTTTAGATTGCTGAAGCTGGCTGACCTGAATTTCGTCTCCAATCCTTTGGTTAACATTCACCTGCAGGGACGCTTCGACACGTATCCGAAAAGAAGAGGGCTGACTCGCGTTAAAGAACTGCAAGAAGCTGGCCTTAACGTGTGCTTCGGTCACGATGACATCTTCGATCCATGGTATCCGTTAGGCACGGGCAACATGCTTCAGGTGCTGCACATGGGCATCCATGCTTCGCAGCTGCTCGGTTACGACCAAATCGTGAACTCGATCGATCTTATTACGAAAAATAGCGCAAGAACGCTGCATATCCAGGATGTGTACGGGATTGAAGAAGGCAAGCCTGCCAACTTCATCGTTCTTGAAGCGGAGAACGAATACGAGGCTATACGCAAACAGGCAGCAGTGCTTTATTCGTTCAGAGGCGGACGCAAAATCGCGGAAACGAAGCCGCGGGACACCTCAATCGTTCTTGAGAGCGGTACGGAGAAGGTCACATTCAACAAATAATGGAATGACTCGCATTTCAACAAGAGGCACCCCGTAGTGGGGTGTCTTCTTCATTATGTTTGAATGCAGAGTTTGATTCCTCCTTTGGGCTTCCATCGTCGCGTATTCCTTTGTTTTTTATATGTTATCGGCATTGTTTTTAGTTCTCCTGCCACTTCCGGAAACACGAAATACCTGCGCTTTGCAATCACCCGATACCGTTCATTATTCGCTTGTCCCATTTCATTTCATTTGGGAGATTATTCATAGTCGTTCAATTGTTTGGCCTCAGCCATCGACTTACGTGCGGGTACTTAAGGACAGTGTACTTTTGCAGGCGGCGTTCAATTTCCTATTGTTATTGCCGTTTGGCGTTTATCTAAGGTATTTTTTTCAGCATAGAGGAAATTGGAAGAAAGCGCTTGGATTGGGATTTGCGTTATCCCTTTTCTATGAAACAACCCAAATTACCGGGATCTACGGGATCTACAATTGCCCATATCGAATCTTCGATGTGGATGATCTTATACTAAACAGTACGGGTGCTTTGTTTGGATTCATCATTGCACCTGTCATACTTGCTCTTTTTCCGTCTCGTCGTAACCTTATTGCTAAGGCAGAAAAAATGCAGGAAAGTCCGCTCGTACCTCCGATGCCGCAATTACTTGCTGTGCTTGTCGATTATCTGTTGATTAAGATTAGTTGGACACTTACTCTAGGTTTATTTAGCACTAGCGAATTTG from Paenibacillus ihbetae includes:
- a CDS encoding VanZ family protein; translation: MLSALFLVLLPLPETRNTCALQSPDTVHYSLVPFHFIWEIIHSRSIVWPQPSTYVRVLKDSVLLQAAFNFLLLLPFGVYLRYFFQHRGNWKKALGLGFALSLFYETTQITGIYGIYNCPYRIFDVDDLILNSTGALFGFIIAPVILALFPSRRNLIAKAEKMQESPLVPPMPQLLAVLVDYLLIKISWTLTLGLFSTSEFAEFLYTTILFVILFAVVPFYWGGKTIGTHILRFNLTTLDGGTPPWPSFLKRSFALYLPLAASWLLRFFNGIELDMDSKLYPYHVWISVAAIAFLFMMWVILVIHVTVVLFKKGKRNFYFDDVANLVPRKNNV